From the Cucurbita pepo subsp. pepo cultivar mu-cu-16 chromosome LG05, ASM280686v2, whole genome shotgun sequence genome, one window contains:
- the LOC111794424 gene encoding protein plastid transcriptionally active 16, chloroplastic: MAAIINSNSFILTTAPNARRSFDNNSRRQFSVYAKSSGTFASFRLGKSSNGSPSSDGAPAEDSGNSNPFRFNFGKIPDVKSLIPVVSDTSSGLSFGNARRKDPNTVFVAGASGQAGIRLAQTLLREGFSVRAGVPELDAAQELARLAAKYKVISNEESKRLNAVESSFQDAESIAKAIGNASKVVVTIGAGENGPTSEVTTSDALQVIQAAQLAGVGHVAIVYDGNASKSSTNNVLDGLSSFFNNLFSRSQELSVVELLQKIVETDVSYTFIKANLAEDFEPERAYNVVVGAEGSASSNDYKVAKSRIASLVAGVFSNTAVAENKVVEVYSTPSAPSSSVEQLFSAIPTDGRRQAYAEAQAKAQAEEEAIRTAEKAREEAEAAKKQQLEAAKAEKTAQAAAAAAAAVSEESQKQESDEVAFFNTLLNKAKDFSSEQSQKLKKLSEKEPKAPTKPKAEEAPEKADSAAGSLVNNFLSKAKGFGSQQPWEKLAFQLPKLSEESNVQIATVRGQAKARSLPSKKAAVRQAMTNSKPSFAAKSKENSKPKAKEEAKAEVRKVFGGLFKQETIYVDDD; this comes from the exons ATGGCGGCGATCATAAACTCCAACTCGTTTATCTTAACCACCGCCCCAAACGCCCGCCGAAGCTTTGACAACAACAGCCGTAGGCAGTTTTCCGTCTACGCCAAGAGTTCTGGAACATTCGCTTCGTTTCGCTTGGGGAAATCGAGCAATGGATCGCCATCGTCCGATGGCGCTCCGGCTGAAGATTCTGGTAATTCGAATCCGTTTCGTTTCAACTTCGGAAAGATACCGGATGTGAAGTCTCTGATTCCGGTTGTTAGCGATACTTCGTCTGGTTTGTCATTCGGAAACGCGAGGCGGAAGGATCCTAATACGGTGTTTGTTGCTGGCGCTTCTGGTCAGGCTGGCATTCGATTGGCGCAGACGCTGTTGCGTGAAGGTTTTAGTGTCCGTGCTGGTGTGCCGGAGCTTGATGCTGCTCAAGAATTGGCTCGTCTTGCTGCCAAGTATAAG GTCATATCTAATGAAGAATCGAAGCGATTAAACGCCGTCGAATCCTCCTTCCAAGACGCCGAATCGATAGCCAAGGCGATCGGAAACGCCAGTAAAGTTGTAGTCACTATTGGCGCTGGAGAAAACGGTCCGACCTCCGAAGTTACCACATCGGACGCATTGCAAGTAATTCAGGCAGCACAGCTCGCCGGAGTAGGCCATGTGGCCATCGTCTACGATGGCAACGCATCAAAATCCTCCACAAACAATGTACTCGACGGCCTTTCGTCATTCTTCAACAACCTGTTCTCCCGATCTCAGGAGTTGTCCGTAGTGGAGCTCTTGCAGAAAATAGTCGAAACCGATGTCAGCTATACGTTCATCAAGGCGAATTTGGCAGAAGACTTTGAGCCTGAACGGGCCTATAATGTCGTCGTCGGAGCAGAAGGAAGCGCTAGTTCAAACGACTACAAA GTGGCCAAGTCACGGATAGCATCGCTGGTGGCCGGCGTTTTCTCGAACACGGCGGTGGCCGAGAACAAG GTTGTGGAGGTTTATTCTACTCCATCAGCACCCTCAAGTTCAGTAGAGCAACTTTTCAG CGCCATTCCCACGGATGGGAGAAGACAGGCTTATGCTGAAGCACAGGCCAAGGCACAAGCAGAGGAAGAAGCCATAAGAACTGCAGAGAAAGCTCGTGAAGAGGCAGAGGCCGCAAAGAAACAACAACTTGAGGCTGCCAAAGCTGAAAAGACAGCCcaagctgctgctgctgctgctgctgctgtttcCGAAGAATCCCAGAAGCAAGAATCTGATGAAGTAGCCTTCTTTAACACCTTATTGAACAAAGCCAAGGATTTCAGTTCAGAGCAATCCCAAAAGCTGAAAAAGCTCTCAGAAAAAGAACCCAAGGCACCCACTAAACCCAAAGCCGAAGAGGCGCCAGAGAAGGCCGACAGTGCAGCAGGCAGTTTAGTCAACAACTTTTTAAGCAAAGCCAAGGGCTTCGGCTCGCAGCAGCCATGGGAGAAACTAGCTTTTCAACTACCAAAACTATCTGAGGAATCAAATGTTCAGATAGCCACAGTGAGAGGACAGGCTAAGGCTCGATCTCTGCCATCAAAGAAAGCAGCCGTAAGACAAGCAATGACCAATTCCAAGCCCTCGTTTGCAGcgaaatcaaaagaaaactcaaagCCTAAAGCCAAAGAGGAGGCAAAAGCAGAGGTAAGGAAGGTTTTTGGTGGTCTCTTTAAGCAAGAAACCAtatatgttgatgatgattag
- the LOC111794448 gene encoding tropomyosin: MDAHHASLGRRTLEEIRQKRAAERLHKAPSGLDLSTGSKSNETSGIRKSESGSRFSETDVGGLVSQIQDLQKKNAELEEEKNIISAKLQSKEVENGTLQKRLNELETNTVPSLRKALKDVAMEKDAAVVAREDLLAQLRTLRKQLKEAEDEQYRAEEDAAALRAELNSIQQQAMSGSFAGITPTANPLDQMQNLEKEVSKLNAELQKVSILRQQDLQKLSEEQSRISSLISEKQELEEKLANTSTKASEISEKAVEKTFSVEEKSKLEKQLHDMAVAIERLENSRQKLLMEIDSQSSEIERLFEENSTLSSSYNEAVSIGVHWENQVKDCLKQNEALRRVLDELRTEQSNSLPVSYRDGAVETQSPPFTSDLLSLKAQLAKEQSRAETLSAEVLELSTRLQQATQAYNGLTRLYKPVLRNIESSLIKMKQDGYVGVR, translated from the exons ATGGACGCTCACCACGCATCTCTAGGTCGACGAACG CTGGAAGAGATTCGGCAAAAGAGAGCGGCGGAAAGATTACACAAAGCACCTTCCGGACTAGATCTGAGCACAGGCTCGAAATCTAATG AAACTTCTGGAATTAGAAAATCAGAGAGCGGAAGTCGATTCTCGGAG ACCGATGTGGGTGGTTTAGTATCTCAGATACAAGATTTGCAGAAGAAGAATGCCgaattagaagaagaaaagaacatCATAAGCGCAAAG CTCCAATCAAAGGAGGTTGAGAATGGCACTCTTCAGAAGCGATTGAATGAACTG GAGACAAACACTGTACCATCTTTAAGGAAAGCTCTCAAGGATGTAGCCATGGAAAAAGATGCAGCAGTGGTTGCCCGG GAGGATCTGTTAGCCCAGCTTCGCACTTTAAGGAAACAATTGAAGGAAGCAGAGGACGAACAATATCGA GCGGAGGAAGATGCTGCAGCCTTGAGAGCagaattaaattcaattcaacaacAAGCAATGAGTGGCTCTTTTGCCGGAATCACTCCAACTGCTAATCCACTTGATCAGATGcaaaatttagaaaaggaAGTATCTAAACTAAATGCTGAGTTGCAG AAAGTTTCAATCTTGAGGCAGCAAGATCTACAAAAGTTATCAGAGGAGCAATCCCGTATTTCATCCCTCATTTCTGAAAAGCAGGAACTTGAAGAAAAGCTTGCAAATACGTCCACAAAAGCCTCAG AGATCTCAGAGAAGGCAGTGGAGAAGACTTTTTCAGTT GAAGAGAAGAGCAAGCTTGAGAAGCAGTTGCATGACATGGCTGTTGCGATCGAGAGGTTGGAGAATAGTAGACAGAAGCTTCTGATGGAA ATTGATTCGCAGTCTTCAGAAATAGAGAGGCTGTTTGAGGAAAACTCTACTCTATCCAGCTCTTACAATGAGGCTGTGAGCATAGGAGTACACTGGGAGAATCAG GTGAAAGACTGTCTAAAGCAGAATGAAGCACTTCGCAGAGTTCTAGACGAGTTGAGAACAGAACAATCGAACAGTCTGCCGGTGTCATATAGAGATGGGGCAGTTGAAACTCAGTCTCCGCCATTTACATCTGACCTTCTCTCCCTCAAG GCCCAGCTAGCAAAAGAACAGAGCAGAGCAGAGACGTTATCAGCAGAAGTATTGGAGCTGTCAACGCGACTCCAGCAGGCTACACAAGCATATAACGGGCTCACACGCCT CTATAAGCCAGTGCTGCGGAACATCGAAAGCAgcctaattaaaatgaagcaAGATGGATACGTTGGTGTACGCTGA
- the LOC111794492 gene encoding ras-related protein Rab11C, with protein MAHKVDHEYDYLFKIVLIGDSGVGKSNILSRFTRNEFCLESKSTIGVEFSTRTLEVEGKTVKAQIWDTAGQERYRAITSAYYRGAVGALLVYDLTKRQTFDNVQRWLRELRDHADSNIVIVMIGNKSDLNHLRAVSEDDGQAMAEKEGLSFIETSALDATNIDKAFQTILTEIYHIISKKALAAQEAAASVPHPGQGTTINVTETSGDSNRRGCCSS; from the exons ATGGCTCATAAGGTGGACCACGAGTATGACTATCTCTTCAAGATTGTTCTGATCGGGGATTCTGGCGTCGGCAAGTCCAACATTCTTTCTAGATTTACCAGAAATGAGTTCTGCTTGGAGTCCAAATCCACCATTGGTGTTGAGTTCTCCACCAGGACTCTCGAG GTAGAAGGTAAGACAGTCAAGGCTCAGATCTGGGACACAGCGGGTCAGGAACGATACCGTGCCATTACGAGTGCGTACTATAGGGGAGCTGTTGGTGCTCTCCTCGTTTATGATCTCACAAAGAGACAGACTTTTGATAACGTGCAAAGGTGGCTTCGAGAGCTGAGAGATCATGCAGATTCTAACATTGTGATTGTGATGATAGGAAACAAATCCGACCTAAATCATCTAAGAGCTGTCTCAGAGGATGATGGACAGGCCATGGCTGAGAAGGAAGGCCTTTCATTTATCGAGACGTCGGCTTTGGACGCCACAAACATTGACAAGGCATTCCAAACCATCTTGACAGAGATCTACCATATCATCAGCAAAAAGGCATTGGCAGCCCAGGAAGCAGCTGCGAGTGTCCCCCATCCTGGTCAAGGAACCACCATCAACGTGACCGAAACTTCTGGGGACTCGAACAGAAGGGGTTGCTGCTCATCTTGA
- the LOC111794401 gene encoding uncharacterized protein LOC111794401, whose protein sequence is MERVETKRNYHDQRPLGTSRRISLCHASKSIKLHEPFKKERHSFTYGEVNDSPCKASRNHQKDVISGKMTKKEEIIRYMSNLPCYLERGEHVREKVLSVGVLDWGRLEKWQHGHKQLSSRSNGSPSSSSDCPSPHFGYDHISSPCQRIHRPSLYSHLLASPHSQFVKSFGETNEKGQDLKFVHSNTLSCRGKSIKSSQHSFKADREVKIKQSEKTGSETKVLQECKPPPGAVCYEVASSQCGDFIGVETSRSQKDSVHKHDVLEKPEASVASPSSLLKNNDSEVHEFSDSTFLLSHRSKERSQKRLLKRSTVSLPAKLKDDLPNASNTHCIINGNQFMQKHNCSINARNNSRSVSRSVRAGCSPSKGRISEEKTSVVAPLNSMVKEASIGLDVKASTVAVAKGRSSSPFSRLSIGMGRRCKSYSSAGNSCASDQSSAHIAVQSGSENAMPSACLNDLRNEKPSHTGRASSSPLRRLLDPLLKPKAAVYHHAVEPIEKDLNSMADKKYNRPADSSAVQLRKLKLDMSRCRKISVNDSAVDKKHEPSDVRALLQVTFKNGLPLFTLAVDNVSNILAATVKLTSSRKGAVSHTYTFFTVQEVKRKTGSWINQGSKGKGRDYISNVIAQMKVSDSELSLLTRPDEPSTREFVLFSVDLRQADHQTSDFLPNEELAAIIVKIPPKIKQGGTITDEVKLTSYNNSSEGSAQLQLPAGSESFISATVLLPSGMHSLPSKGGPSSLIERWNSGGSCDCGGWDLGCKLRVFANQNQIIGKSSSSQPSPITDQFKLLPQEGVPEDHCVLSLATFKDMIYSVEFDSSLSLLQAFSICLAMIDCRNSRQLPEASILFESKTSGKSKLMDNDRLLTPNPPEREAPAEHITCPPLSPFGRI, encoded by the exons ATGGAACGAGTGGAGACTAAAAGAAATTATCATGATCAACGACCCTTGGGTACCTCAAGGCGAATTTCACTGTGCCATGCTAGCAAAAGTATAAAGCTACATGAGcctttcaaaaaagaaagacataGCTTTACATATGGTGAAGTCAATGATAGCCCTTGTAAGGCTTCTAGAAATCATCAGAAGGATGTAATTTCAGGAAAGATGACCAAGAAGGAGGAAATTATAAGATACATGTCAAATTTACCTTGCTATCTAGAACGTGGTGAACATGTTCGGGAGAAAGTTCTTAGTGTAGGGGTTCTTGACTGGGGGCGTCTAGAAAAATGGCAGCATGGCCACAAACAATTATCAAGTAGAAGTAATGGATCTCCATCCTCTTCATCTGATTGCCCATCTCCCCATTTTGGCTATGATCACATCTCTTCTCCTTGTCAAAGAATACATCGTCCTTCACTCTATTCTCATCTGCTAGCTTCTCCTCATTCCCAATTTGTTAAATCCTTTGgagaaacaaatgaaaaaggcCAAGATCTTAAATTTGTCCATAGTAACACCTTAAGTTGCCGAGGAAAGTCCATAAAAAGTAGCCAGCATTCCTTTAAAGCTGATAGGGAAGTAAAGATAAAACAATCTGAGAAGACAGGTTCAGAGACAAAAGTTCTCCAAGAATGTAAACCTCCGCCAGGTGCCGTATGCTATGAGGTTGCATCTTCTCAATGTGGGGATTTTATTGGAGTAGAGACGTCTCGATCACAAAAAGATTCTGTACATAAGCATGATGTCTTGGAAAAACCTGAAGCAAGTGTCGCTTCGCCCAGCAGCTTACTGAAAAACAATGATTCAGAAGTCCATGAGTTTTCTGATTCAACATTCTTATTAAGTCATAGGTCCAAAGAAAGAAGTCAGAAGAGATTACTGAAGAGGTCTACGGTGAGTTTGCCTGCAAAGCTCAAAGATGATCTCCCAAACGCAAGCAATACACACTGTATAATTAACGGGAACCAGTTTATGCAAAAGCACAATTGCTCCATAAATGCACGCAATAATTCTCGCTCTGTATCCAGGTCAGTTAGAGCAGGGTGTAGTCCGTCCAAAGGTAGAATATCTGAAGAAAAAACATCTGTTGTTGCACCTTTAAATTCAATGGTCAAGGAGGCATCTATTGGGTTGGATGTGAAAGCAAGCACAGTTGCTGTTGCTAAAGGAAGAAGCTCTTCACCCTTTAGTCGATTAAGCATTGGCATGGGTAGGAGATGTAAAAGTTACAGTTCTGCAGGGAACTCATGCGCTAGCGATCAAAGTTCAGCACATATAGCAGTCCAATCTGGATCAGAGAATGCTATGCCTTCAGCTTGCTTGAATGATTTGAGGAATGAGAAACCCAGCCATACAGGCAGAGCCAGTTCCAGTCCTCTTAGAAGGTTGCTGGATCCTTTACTAAAGCCAAAGGCTGCAGTATACCATCATGCTGTGGAACCTATAGAGAAAGACTTAAATAGCATGGctgataaaaaatataatcgaCCGGCAGATTCATCAGCAGTACAATTAAGGAAACTTAAGCTAGACATGAGCAGATGCAGGAAAATCAGTGTCAATGATTCAGCAGTGGACAAGAAGCATGAACCTTCTGACGTTCGTGCTCTTCTACAAGTAACATTTAAGAATGGCTTGCCTCTGTTCACCTTGGCAGTCGACAATGTCTCCAACATTCTTGCAGCTACGGTGAAGTTAACCAGCTCCAGAAAAGGGGCAGTTAGCCATACTTATACTTTCTTTACTGTTCAGGAAGTTAAAAGAAAGACTGGAAGTTGGATAAATCAAGGTAGTAAGGGGAAAGGTCGTGATTACATCTCCAATGTCATTGCACAAATGAAGGTTTCTGATTCAGAGCTTTCCCTCTTGACCCGACCAGATGAGCCCTCTACCAGAGAGTTTGTCTTATTTTCTGTGGACTTGAGACAGGCAGATCACCAGACCTCAGATTTTCTACCAAATGAAGAGCTAGCTGCTATAATTGTCAAAATTCCCCCCAAAATCAAGCAAGGTGGCACCATTACCGATGAGGTTAAACTGACTTCTTACAACAACTCGTCTGAGGGCAGCGCGCAGCTTCAGCTTCCTGCTGGCAGTGAGTCCTTTATCAGTGCAACAGTGTTACTTCCAAGTGGTATGCATAGCCTCCCGAGTAAAGGTGGACCTTCATCCCTAATAGAACGTTGGAATTCTGGTGGATCGTGCGACTGTGGGGGTTGGGATTTAGGTTGTAAACTCAGAGTTTTTGCCAATCAGAATCAAATAATCGGGAAATCAAGTTCATCTCAACCTTCTCCAATAACAGACCAGTTTAAGCTCTTACCTCAg GAAGGAGTACCAGAAGACCATTGCGTCCTGAGCCTGGCTACTTTCAAAGATATGATATACTCAGTTGagtttgattcttctttatCGCTTCTGCAAGCATTCTCCATTTGTCTGGCAATGATAGATTGTAGGAACTCACGCCAACTTCCAGAAGCAAGTATCTTATTTGAATCTAAGACTTCAGGAAAATCAAAGTTAATGGATAATGATAGATTGTTGACTCCTAATCCTCCTGAAAGAGAGGCTCCTGCAGAACATATAACTTGTCCGCCACTTTCTCCTTTTGGAAGGATCTAG